A genomic region of Verrucomicrobiales bacterium contains the following coding sequences:
- a CDS encoding alpha/beta hydrolase: MPSLPVPIQRALLVGIACYLFIVVLVAIFQRKLIYLPSRAPEGMAVSQTTLKPWKAEGLTIGWTREVVHPVEIWLMFHGNAGQAADRDYVLPSLPENVSLYVLEYPGYGARAGSPSMDSINEAAAEAYDLLRKQAGGLPVSVLGESLGSGPASWLATRPVPPDRIVLMVPYDALSNVAGAQFPWLPARLLLRDRWNNVESLRSFKGRVDIFVAQEDEIIPARLGRQLAESLPGAVLHEIPGGHNDWSVGEKVRLKVERR, from the coding sequence ATGCCGTCCCTTCCGGTTCCCATTCAACGTGCCCTGCTGGTAGGGATCGCCTGCTACCTCTTCATCGTAGTCCTGGTGGCAATCTTTCAGCGAAAGCTCATCTATCTTCCATCCCGTGCACCTGAGGGCATGGCGGTCAGCCAGACAACCCTCAAACCGTGGAAAGCGGAAGGCCTCACGATCGGCTGGACACGGGAAGTGGTCCACCCGGTGGAAATTTGGCTCATGTTTCATGGGAACGCCGGTCAGGCGGCGGATCGGGACTATGTCCTGCCGTCACTTCCCGAGAACGTGTCGCTCTATGTTCTCGAATATCCCGGCTACGGAGCGCGCGCGGGCTCCCCTTCGATGGATTCTATCAATGAGGCCGCGGCGGAGGCGTACGATCTTTTGCGCAAACAGGCGGGGGGGCTACCGGTGTCCGTGCTGGGGGAGTCGCTGGGAAGCGGCCCCGCTTCATGGCTGGCAACCCGGCCGGTTCCACCCGACCGCATCGTGTTGATGGTGCCCTACGATGCCTTGTCGAACGTGGCTGGAGCTCAGTTCCCTTGGTTGCCAGCCAGACTGTTGCTTCGGGATCGTTGGAACAATGTAGAGTCGCTCCGCAGTTTCAAAGGCCGGGTCGACATTTTCGTCGCACAAGAGGACGAAATCATTCCTGCGCGATTGGGGCGTCAGTTGGCGGAATCCCTTCCTGGGGCTGTGCTGCATGAGATCCCGGGGGGACACAATGATTGGTCCGTTGGAGAGAAGGTTCGGCTGAAGGTAGAGCGGCGCTAA
- a CDS encoding ABC transporter ATP-binding protein, with product MFRVKDLTKVYGEGTAEVRALDGVDLTLNAGELIVLLGPSGSGKTTLLNQLGGLDVPTSGELWYRDTDLTHADENTLTQYRRDSIGFVFQFYNLIPSLTAAENVGLITEIAQDPMSPEAALDMVNLGPRQHHFPAQLSGGEQQRVAIARAIAKRPEVLLCDEPTGALDVRTGIVVLEAIERVNRELGTLTVIITHNAVMAEMADRVIHFSDGRVASEKRNSHRVAPSTLNW from the coding sequence GTGTTTCGGGTTAAAGACCTCACCAAGGTCTACGGAGAAGGCACGGCTGAGGTTCGAGCGCTGGATGGCGTTGATCTGACACTGAATGCCGGCGAACTGATCGTTCTGTTAGGTCCTTCCGGGAGCGGGAAAACCACCTTACTCAACCAGCTCGGGGGCCTGGACGTGCCAACGTCAGGCGAACTGTGGTATCGCGACACCGACCTCACCCACGCGGACGAGAATACGCTGACTCAATACCGTCGCGACAGCATTGGCTTCGTCTTTCAGTTCTACAACCTGATCCCCAGCCTGACAGCCGCCGAGAACGTGGGGCTCATCACTGAGATTGCCCAAGATCCCATGTCGCCGGAAGCTGCCCTGGACATGGTGAACCTGGGGCCTCGCCAACACCATTTTCCGGCCCAGCTCTCCGGAGGGGAACAACAGAGGGTCGCGATCGCCCGGGCTATCGCCAAACGGCCCGAGGTGCTTTTGTGCGATGAGCCGACCGGAGCGCTGGATGTTCGCACCGGGATTGTGGTTCTGGAGGCGATCGAACGTGTGAACCGGGAGCTGGGAACTTTGACCGTCATCATCACTCACAACGCCGTCATGGCGGAAATGGCCGATCGGGTGATCCATTTTTCCGACGGACGAGTCGCGAGCGAGAAGCGCAACAGCCACCGTGTCGCCCCTTCCACTCTCAACTGGTGA
- a CDS encoding efflux RND transporter periplasmic adaptor subunit, producing the protein MNPSTPKTLASPNSPTKPNKRASRRWISWLAIGVFIALLVAGLWPRPTPVEVVSVGSGPLRVTVNEEGKTRIKQRYVISAPVTGHLRRIPLKAGDALDGTNTLIAVIDPLAPGLLDARSRSLYEARRDSAIASLERARAQHLYATNELRRLDRLFREKTLSIQDLEAAQWREMSAQKERSAAEAALREAEAALKDFGTVQAGGSSGAAEPTEVRAGTQGRVLRVFEESTRVVTAGTPLVEVGDPQDLEAVIEVLSRDGAAIAPGTRVELEQWGAGEPLEAKVRLVEPSAFTKVSALGVEEQRVNVVADILTPPEKRKSLGDAYRIEGKIVMWEIDRTVKVPTGALFRQGADWAVLTFAEGFARLRKVQIGRSSGSEAQVLSGLQEGERLILYPGDRIRDGQRVKVMSI; encoded by the coding sequence ATGAATCCGTCCACGCCTAAGACCCTCGCGAGTCCGAACTCGCCCACCAAGCCAAACAAACGTGCCAGCCGACGTTGGATCTCCTGGCTGGCCATCGGAGTCTTCATCGCTCTCCTGGTAGCGGGCCTATGGCCCCGTCCCACGCCGGTTGAAGTGGTGAGCGTTGGCTCCGGGCCTTTGCGCGTCACGGTGAATGAGGAGGGCAAAACCCGCATCAAGCAGCGCTATGTGATTTCCGCCCCCGTCACCGGCCACCTTCGCCGCATTCCACTCAAAGCCGGAGACGCGTTGGACGGCACCAACACGCTCATCGCCGTGATCGACCCTCTCGCTCCCGGCCTGCTGGATGCCCGCAGCCGTTCGCTGTATGAGGCCCGACGCGATAGCGCCATCGCCAGCTTAGAACGCGCCCGCGCGCAACATCTGTACGCCACCAACGAACTGCGGCGTCTGGACCGATTGTTCCGTGAAAAGACCCTTTCCATTCAAGATCTCGAAGCCGCGCAGTGGCGAGAGATGTCCGCTCAGAAGGAACGCAGTGCCGCCGAGGCCGCGTTAAGGGAGGCCGAAGCCGCGTTGAAGGACTTTGGCACGGTTCAGGCAGGCGGATCTTCCGGAGCGGCAGAACCCACCGAGGTTCGAGCGGGCACACAAGGCCGGGTCCTGCGCGTGTTTGAGGAGAGCACCCGCGTGGTGACCGCAGGAACCCCGCTGGTGGAAGTTGGGGATCCGCAGGACCTCGAAGCCGTCATTGAGGTACTGTCCCGTGACGGTGCCGCCATCGCCCCAGGCACACGGGTGGAGTTGGAGCAATGGGGAGCAGGCGAACCGCTCGAAGCCAAAGTTCGGTTGGTGGAACCCTCGGCCTTTACCAAGGTCAGCGCCCTCGGGGTGGAAGAGCAACGGGTGAACGTCGTCGCAGATATTCTGACGCCACCGGAGAAGCGCAAAAGCCTGGGAGACGCCTATCGGATCGAGGGCAAGATCGTGATGTGGGAGATCGACCGCACGGTCAAGGTCCCCACCGGTGCCCTGTTTCGGCAAGGCGCAGATTGGGCGGTGCTGACGTTCGCTGAGGGATTCGCGCGGCTGCGCAAGGTGCAGATTGGACGCTCCAGCGGATCGGAAGCCCAGGTGCTCAGCGGGCTTCAAGAGGGCGAGAGGCTCATTCTCTACCCCGGTGACCGCATTCGCGATGGCCAGCGGGTCAAGGTCATGTCCATTTAA
- a CDS encoding MBL fold metallo-hydrolase, with protein sequence MSFTILASGSSGNCAYLETGSTRLLIDAGLSARQIRQRLLTLGRAPEGLNGILITHEHSDHVQGLAVLARKLRIPVYCNRLTRDALSSELGSDLPFQIFTTGNTFEVGDITVENFSIPHDAQDPVGFLLRTSEGNLGFLTDLGHATRLVIERVRPAHALVLEANHDLKLLQDDTRRPWSVKQRIASRHGHLCNEAAATTTEAVVHSGLQHLFLGHLSRDCNRPELARDTVQAKLTQMGAAHVKLTVASPDTPCHPLTLRSSVCEFAPVPVMAAPQAV encoded by the coding sequence GTGAGTTTCACCATTTTGGCGAGCGGATCGAGCGGCAATTGTGCGTATTTGGAGACCGGGAGCACACGATTGTTGATCGATGCCGGGTTGAGCGCGCGGCAGATTCGCCAGCGACTTTTGACCTTGGGCCGTGCGCCGGAGGGGTTGAACGGGATTCTCATCACTCACGAGCATTCCGACCATGTTCAAGGACTCGCGGTATTGGCCCGTAAGCTACGCATTCCGGTCTATTGCAATCGCCTGACCCGCGATGCCTTGTCTTCGGAATTGGGCTCCGACCTCCCGTTCCAGATTTTCACAACCGGAAACACGTTCGAAGTGGGCGACATTACTGTCGAAAATTTTAGCATTCCCCACGACGCACAGGATCCCGTGGGGTTCCTGTTGCGGACGAGCGAAGGGAACCTGGGCTTTCTGACCGACTTAGGCCATGCCACGCGCCTGGTCATCGAGCGGGTCAGGCCGGCACACGCCTTGGTGCTGGAGGCCAATCATGACTTGAAGCTATTGCAAGATGACACCCGCCGTCCCTGGAGCGTCAAGCAACGCATCGCCAGCCGCCACGGCCACTTGTGCAACGAAGCTGCAGCCACCACAACTGAAGCGGTCGTGCACTCGGGATTGCAACATCTCTTCCTGGGACATCTTAGTCGCGATTGCAACCGTCCTGAACTGGCTCGGGACACGGTGCAAGCAAAGCTCACGCAAATGGGTGCTGCGCACGTGAAGTTGACCGTGGCATCGCCCGACACACCGTGTCATCCGCTGACCCTACGTTCGTCGGTTTGTGAGTTCGCACCAGTGCCGGTCATGGCGGCTCCGCAGGCCGTTTGA
- a CDS encoding ABC transporter permease — MISQLDRKLIRDLTRMKGQAVAVSLVMACGLAMLVMARSLIHSLETTRQAYYLNHRFADLFVQLKRAPESIVQRVRDIPGVAGAQSGISAQVTLDLPELDEPASGNVRSLPDMGDPELNRLFLRAGEWLKPRGRGEVLVGEAFAEANGLRPGDSITMLLNGRRKAFRIAGIVLSPEFIFESRPGAALPDNRTYGIFWMRYEELANAFDLDGAFNHLVLTLAPGAIEAAVIAELDPLLEPYGGRGAYGRANHPSHIRISDEIRVLETISIGFPIVFLSVAAFMTNAVLSRLLNLQREQIAILKAFGFRNGQIVGHYLKFALVMVLFGTSLGSLGGVAMGHRLVVMYKMFFRFPDLSFHLDARAFCIALTAAIIAAMVGVFKAVQRASRLPPAEAMRPEPPASYRQAWIERTGLTRWFSHTFRIAVRNIERRPVQAFFTVAGLALATGILIVPNCFRDGVQEILGFQWDVVQRQDLELGLIEPTSIRVWSNLRQLPGAVAVEPFRTAAVRIRANNKFRQLGLRGFVKDSLHSRVIDANKRRIDLPDDGLVMSAKLAEVLSVRVGDEVMVESLEGKRRHVRVRLVGLAEDFAGITATMEMKALNRLMGEGDVVNGASVTIDAAQRSRFLRALKDIPRVSWVAMKESLRRNFSQTTAASINLIQTIYLTFATVVAFGVVYNNARISLAERSRELATLRVIGFSQREVGSVLITELLLLALIAVPLGLLIGTGFATAILGAINTETVRLPLILRLSNYTFAIVVVSIASALSALLVLRQLNHLNLVGALRAPE, encoded by the coding sequence ATGATTTCGCAACTCGATCGCAAGTTGATCCGTGATTTGACCCGCATGAAGGGTCAGGCGGTCGCCGTGTCCTTGGTGATGGCTTGCGGCCTGGCCATGCTGGTGATGGCGCGCAGCCTCATCCACTCCCTGGAGACCACCCGCCAAGCCTACTATCTCAACCATCGGTTTGCAGATTTGTTCGTCCAACTGAAGCGCGCGCCCGAATCCATCGTGCAGCGTGTTCGGGATATTCCCGGGGTGGCCGGAGCCCAATCGGGAATCTCTGCGCAGGTTACTTTGGATTTGCCTGAACTGGACGAACCGGCGAGCGGAAACGTTCGCTCGTTGCCGGACATGGGTGATCCGGAACTGAACCGACTCTTTTTGCGAGCCGGCGAGTGGCTCAAGCCTCGTGGCCGCGGCGAGGTGCTGGTCGGCGAGGCTTTCGCGGAAGCCAATGGACTCCGTCCCGGCGACTCCATCACGATGCTGCTGAACGGCCGACGGAAGGCTTTCCGCATCGCCGGCATTGTTCTGTCGCCTGAGTTTATCTTCGAGTCGCGCCCCGGAGCGGCTCTTCCCGACAACCGCACCTACGGCATCTTCTGGATGCGCTACGAGGAACTTGCCAACGCCTTCGATCTGGATGGCGCCTTCAATCACCTCGTGCTGACGCTTGCCCCCGGGGCGATTGAGGCCGCGGTCATCGCGGAACTCGACCCTTTGCTCGAGCCGTATGGCGGACGCGGAGCCTACGGGCGCGCCAACCATCCCTCGCACATTCGGATCTCGGACGAGATTCGGGTACTCGAGACGATTTCGATCGGGTTCCCCATCGTCTTTCTCAGCGTGGCGGCCTTCATGACCAACGCGGTGCTCTCGCGTCTGCTCAACTTGCAGCGAGAACAGATCGCCATTCTGAAGGCTTTTGGTTTCCGCAATGGCCAGATTGTGGGTCATTACTTGAAGTTCGCTCTGGTCATGGTTCTCTTCGGCACGAGCCTGGGCAGCCTGGGGGGCGTTGCGATGGGACATCGCCTGGTCGTGATGTACAAGATGTTCTTTCGATTTCCGGACCTCTCGTTCCATCTCGATGCCCGGGCCTTCTGCATCGCCCTGACCGCTGCGATAATCGCGGCCATGGTAGGCGTATTCAAAGCGGTGCAGCGCGCCTCCCGCCTCCCGCCCGCCGAAGCGATGCGCCCCGAACCTCCGGCCAGCTACCGGCAGGCGTGGATCGAGCGCACTGGCCTCACTCGCTGGTTTTCTCACACCTTCCGCATCGCGGTCCGCAACATCGAACGACGTCCGGTTCAGGCTTTTTTCACCGTGGCTGGACTGGCTCTCGCCACGGGAATTCTCATTGTGCCCAACTGCTTTCGCGACGGAGTGCAGGAGATCCTCGGTTTTCAATGGGATGTGGTTCAACGTCAGGATCTCGAACTAGGCCTCATCGAGCCTACCAGCATTCGGGTCTGGTCCAACCTTCGCCAGCTTCCTGGTGCGGTAGCGGTGGAGCCTTTTCGGACCGCCGCGGTCCGAATTCGGGCCAACAATAAATTCCGCCAACTGGGACTTCGGGGCTTCGTGAAGGACTCACTTCACTCCCGCGTGATCGATGCCAACAAGCGTCGGATCGATCTGCCGGACGATGGGCTGGTGATGTCGGCCAAGCTGGCGGAGGTCTTGTCGGTCCGAGTTGGCGATGAGGTGATGGTCGAGTCCTTGGAAGGCAAACGTCGCCACGTTCGAGTCCGGTTGGTGGGGTTGGCTGAAGATTTCGCCGGCATCACCGCCACGATGGAGATGAAAGCGCTGAATCGACTCATGGGCGAAGGGGACGTCGTGAATGGCGCCAGCGTCACGATCGATGCCGCCCAGCGCAGCCGATTCCTCCGAGCCTTGAAGGACATTCCCCGGGTCAGCTGGGTGGCCATGAAAGAATCGCTGCGACGGAACTTTTCTCAAACCACGGCGGCAAGCATCAATCTGATTCAAACGATCTATCTCACCTTCGCCACCGTGGTGGCGTTCGGAGTGGTGTATAATAACGCTCGAATTTCGCTGGCCGAACGTTCCCGCGAACTCGCCACCCTGAGAGTGATAGGGTTTTCCCAGCGCGAGGTCGGTTCAGTGCTGATCACGGAGCTGCTGCTGTTGGCGCTGATCGCCGTGCCTCTGGGCCTGCTTATTGGAACCGGCTTTGCCACTGCGATCCTGGGCGCAATCAACACGGAAACCGTCCGTTTACCGCTCATCCTTCGCCTCAGCAATTACACGTTCGCCATCGTCGTCGTGTCTATCGCGTCTGCTCTGTCGGCGCTGCTGGTGTTGCGTCAGCTCAACCATCTGAATCTCGTGGGGGCTCTCCGAGCTCCGGAGTAA
- a CDS encoding ComEC/Rec2 family competence protein, whose protein sequence is MIVPLLWVSVGILIGDALGWGFVVFLSGAAVSWSVCALRKFPELAFPFLLSCAGAARLTLATTPWSPHDLRHLVPNQPSLVSVRGTLLETPLTRMYSPPGAKPRPFGRATLEVTELQLPSATWIPASGRLAVSIGDELPAEVYGGRLVELTGVLNLPLESSTPGAFDYRAYLRRLGIYFELRTESVADWLVLPASPRSRPPLSDRFQAWGRRMLYLGFSSPDPAIDLLCAMTLGWKPGLDPASEDPFMKSGTMHVFAISGLHIALIAMIGVECLRLVGLSRPLAGFVAVPVIWLYTALTGWQSSAIRSAVMMSIVAGGWMLDRPANLLNNLAGAALVLLCWDPQQLFQPGFQLSFCVVAHLALLTSQADDLLQGVRLTEPYLPDRLQPRWRRYADRAWHKVKPHLSTSAAAWVGSAPLMAHYFNILSPVSLLANLVVVPLSSLALASCVGSLAVGFWLPTAAEWFNHSSWLLMNLMREASIWAAKLPGAWLYVPSPGVLGFLAYYAALSCYLGPWVNRSRRRWNWVWGTVLGTLGVLLMERIAQGDPCQLTLISRRGGAVMWLDEGLGRQKWLVDPGDARETQRVTMPFLQSQGVNFIPNLVLTHPSIGQSGGAELLEDAFSVQRRFLPEGGFRSPSFKRFIQRARDSQLHLDPVGFPESIGQWQALWPLGAARSAAADDAALVLKGTFRGCRVLWLPRLSTRAQDQLLRNRSTAALLEADLVITAMPSRGEPLPAPLLERITPQSIVILDAHFPASAQATPQLVSRLRQTAREVYLISHHPVLQFTIAHGRVVLRSGHRRFPSTQPFP, encoded by the coding sequence ATGATCGTGCCATTGCTCTGGGTGAGTGTGGGCATCCTGATCGGGGACGCGCTAGGCTGGGGATTCGTGGTGTTCCTCAGCGGAGCGGCGGTGTCGTGGAGTGTCTGCGCGCTGCGCAAGTTTCCAGAACTTGCCTTCCCGTTCCTGTTGAGCTGTGCCGGAGCTGCCAGGCTGACCTTGGCCACCACTCCTTGGTCACCACACGATCTGCGTCACCTCGTTCCCAACCAACCCTCACTGGTGTCGGTTCGCGGAACACTCCTCGAAACACCTCTCACCCGAATGTACTCACCCCCGGGCGCGAAACCTCGTCCGTTTGGACGAGCCACTCTGGAGGTGACGGAGCTGCAGCTTCCCTCGGCGACCTGGATCCCCGCGTCGGGGAGGCTGGCCGTGAGCATCGGCGACGAGCTTCCGGCCGAGGTTTACGGAGGGAGGCTGGTTGAGCTTACGGGAGTGCTGAACCTCCCACTGGAATCCTCAACCCCCGGGGCATTCGACTATCGAGCCTATCTGCGTCGGCTGGGAATCTACTTCGAACTCAGAACGGAAAGCGTCGCCGATTGGCTGGTGCTTCCAGCCAGTCCGCGGTCGCGTCCCCCGCTGTCGGATCGATTTCAGGCCTGGGGGCGTCGAATGCTCTACCTGGGTTTCTCTTCCCCCGATCCCGCCATCGACCTGCTGTGTGCCATGACCCTGGGGTGGAAGCCGGGACTGGATCCCGCCTCGGAGGATCCATTCATGAAAAGCGGCACGATGCACGTCTTTGCGATCAGCGGGCTCCATATTGCTCTCATCGCGATGATCGGGGTGGAGTGCCTGCGCTTGGTGGGACTGTCTCGACCGCTGGCAGGCTTCGTCGCGGTTCCCGTTATCTGGCTTTACACGGCGCTCACCGGCTGGCAGTCGTCGGCGATTCGATCCGCCGTGATGATGAGCATCGTGGCGGGCGGATGGATGCTCGATCGGCCTGCGAACCTGTTGAACAACCTCGCGGGTGCGGCGCTGGTCCTGCTCTGCTGGGATCCCCAACAACTGTTTCAGCCCGGATTCCAGCTTTCGTTTTGCGTTGTGGCTCATCTGGCGCTGCTCACCTCTCAGGCGGACGATCTTCTTCAGGGCGTCCGCCTGACAGAGCCCTACCTGCCCGACCGCCTTCAGCCGCGCTGGCGGCGCTACGCCGATCGGGCCTGGCATAAGGTCAAGCCTCACCTGAGCACCTCGGCGGCGGCGTGGGTCGGATCGGCCCCCCTGATGGCTCATTACTTCAACATCCTGAGCCCGGTCAGCCTGCTCGCTAACTTGGTGGTGGTCCCCCTGAGTTCTCTGGCCTTGGCCAGTTGCGTGGGCAGCCTAGCCGTTGGGTTCTGGCTCCCCACGGCCGCGGAATGGTTTAACCACAGCAGCTGGCTCCTGATGAACCTGATGCGTGAAGCGAGTATCTGGGCGGCGAAGCTTCCGGGAGCTTGGCTGTACGTTCCTAGCCCGGGAGTCCTGGGCTTTCTCGCATATTACGCCGCCCTCAGCTGCTATCTAGGTCCATGGGTAAACCGGTCTCGCCGACGCTGGAACTGGGTTTGGGGGACGGTGCTGGGTACACTTGGTGTGCTCTTGATGGAGCGAATAGCCCAAGGAGACCCTTGCCAATTGACGCTGATCTCCCGTCGCGGTGGGGCAGTGATGTGGTTGGATGAGGGGCTCGGCCGTCAGAAATGGTTGGTCGATCCAGGAGACGCCCGTGAGACTCAGCGCGTTACCATGCCGTTTCTCCAGTCGCAAGGAGTCAACTTCATCCCAAACTTGGTCCTTACTCATCCGAGCATCGGACAATCAGGAGGCGCGGAACTGCTCGAAGATGCTTTTTCAGTGCAGCGAAGGTTTTTGCCCGAGGGTGGGTTTCGGTCCCCCAGTTTCAAGAGGTTCATCCAGCGAGCGCGAGATTCCCAGCTGCACCTCGATCCCGTGGGCTTTCCCGAATCTATCGGTCAATGGCAGGCCTTGTGGCCGCTAGGAGCGGCTCGATCCGCGGCGGCAGACGATGCCGCGCTGGTGCTCAAAGGAACCTTTCGTGGCTGCCGGGTACTCTGGCTCCCCAGGTTGAGCACCCGTGCGCAGGATCAACTCCTGCGGAACCGGAGCACCGCCGCATTGTTGGAAGCTGATCTGGTGATCACAGCGATGCCGTCGCGAGGTGAGCCATTGCCGGCTCCGCTGCTGGAGAGGATCACACCCCAATCGATTGTTATCCTGGACGCTCATTTTCCGGCGTCGGCCCAAGCGACTCCGCAGCTGGTGTCGCGGCTGCGACAGACCGCTCGCGAGGTGTACCTGATCTCCCATCATCCCGTCCTTCAGTTCACCATCGCCCACGGCCGAGTCGTGTTGCGGTCGGGTCACCGACGCTTTCCATCAACCCAGCCGTTTCCGTAG